A genomic segment from Streptomyces sp. NBC_00459 encodes:
- a CDS encoding DUF3710 domain-containing protein: protein MFGRRKKKGAAEDAAGEAEQVVDSVDTEADEASGGRARVRLEPEPRPDGPWDDTEVREPGEGRVDLGGLFVPGVDGMELRVEVAGDAIVAATVVLRDSAVQLQAFAAPKREGIWGEVREEIASGITQQGGIVDEVEGPLGWELRAQVPVQLPDGTGGFQVVRFVGVDGPRWFLRGVISGQGAVQPQAAGLLEQIFRDTVVVRGEGPMAPRDPIVLKLPNDAQMVPEGVQQVEEEAGSRFGGGMGQLQRGPEITEVR, encoded by the coding sequence GTGTTCGGACGTCGCAAGAAGAAGGGTGCCGCCGAGGACGCGGCCGGCGAGGCCGAGCAGGTCGTCGACAGCGTCGATACCGAGGCGGACGAAGCATCGGGCGGCCGTGCGCGCGTCCGGCTGGAGCCGGAACCGCGTCCCGACGGGCCCTGGGACGACACCGAGGTGCGCGAGCCCGGCGAGGGCCGGGTGGACCTGGGCGGACTGTTCGTGCCCGGGGTCGACGGCATGGAGCTGCGGGTCGAGGTCGCGGGCGACGCGATCGTCGCGGCGACCGTCGTGCTGCGCGACAGTGCCGTGCAGCTCCAGGCCTTCGCCGCGCCCAAGCGCGAGGGCATCTGGGGCGAGGTACGCGAGGAGATCGCCAGCGGCATCACCCAGCAGGGTGGCATCGTCGACGAGGTCGAGGGGCCGCTGGGCTGGGAGCTGCGGGCGCAGGTACCGGTGCAGCTGCCGGACGGCACGGGCGGTTTCCAGGTCGTGCGGTTCGTCGGTGTGGACGGCCCGCGGTGGTTCCTGCGAGGGGTCATCTCCGGGCAGGGCGCCGTGCAGCCGCAGGCCGCCGGCCTCCTGGAGCAGATCTTCCGGGACACGGTCGTCGTCCGTGGTGAGGGGCCGATGGCGCCCCGCGACCCGATCGTCCTGAAGCTGCCGAACGACGCGCAGATGGTGCCCGAGGGCGTCCAGCAGGTCGAGGAGGAGGCGGGTTCCCGCTTCGGCGGCGGCATGGGCCAGCTCCAGCGCGGACCGGAGATCACCGAGGTTCGCTAG
- a CDS encoding response regulator, with translation MTRVLVVEDEPQIVRALVINLRARKYEVDAASDGATALELAAARHPDVVVLDLGLPDMDGVEVIKGLRGWTRVPILVLSARHSSDEKVEALDAGADDYVTKPFGMDELLARLRAAVRRAEPTGSGEDDVMVETDEFTVDLAAKKVHRAGRDVRLTPTEWHLLEVLVRNTGRLVSQRQLLQEVWGPSYGTETNYLRVYMAQLRRKLEADPSHPKHFITEPGMGYRFER, from the coding sequence ATGACCCGGGTGCTGGTGGTCGAGGACGAGCCGCAGATCGTGCGTGCCCTCGTGATCAACCTCAGGGCACGCAAGTACGAGGTCGACGCGGCCTCCGACGGCGCGACCGCCCTCGAACTCGCCGCCGCCCGCCATCCCGACGTGGTCGTGCTCGACCTGGGACTGCCCGACATGGACGGTGTCGAGGTGATCAAGGGGCTCCGGGGATGGACACGGGTGCCCATCCTGGTGCTGTCGGCCCGTCACTCGTCCGACGAGAAGGTCGAGGCGCTCGACGCGGGAGCCGACGACTACGTGACCAAGCCCTTCGGCATGGACGAACTGCTGGCCCGGCTGCGGGCCGCCGTCCGCCGGGCCGAGCCCACCGGGAGCGGCGAGGACGACGTCATGGTGGAGACCGACGAGTTCACCGTCGACCTGGCGGCGAAAAAGGTCCACCGCGCGGGGCGTGACGTACGGCTGACCCCCACGGAGTGGCATCTGCTGGAGGTGCTCGTGCGCAACACGGGACGGCTGGTCAGCCAGAGACAGCTTCTCCAGGAGGTCTGGGGGCCGTCGTACGGCACGGAGACCAACTATCTGCGCGTCTACATGGCGCAGTTGCGGCGCAAGCTGGAGGCGGATCCCTCGCATCCGAAGCACTTCATCACCGAACCCGGGATGGGATACCGGTTCGAGCGGTAG
- a CDS encoding PaaI family thioesterase: protein MSGTSAALKPPADAVAPVRHPDAPAPGELLGAHYEQCFGCGGEQAHGLHLAARAGDGVTVTAEFTVREAHQGAPGLAHGGVLASALDETLGSLNWLLRTIAVTGRLETEFVRPVPVGTLLYLEAEVTAVARRKIYSTATGRIGGPDGPVAVRAEALFIEVKVEHFIDNGRPEEIQAAMSDPDQVRRARAFEVNP from the coding sequence GTGAGTGGTACTTCCGCAGCTCTGAAGCCCCCTGCCGACGCCGTGGCGCCCGTGCGGCACCCCGACGCGCCCGCGCCCGGCGAGCTCCTCGGTGCCCACTACGAACAGTGTTTCGGATGCGGCGGCGAGCAGGCCCATGGACTGCACCTCGCCGCCCGGGCCGGAGACGGTGTCACCGTCACCGCCGAGTTCACCGTGCGGGAGGCCCACCAGGGCGCTCCCGGCCTCGCGCACGGCGGTGTGCTCGCCAGCGCGCTGGACGAGACGCTCGGCTCGCTGAACTGGCTGCTGCGCACCATCGCCGTGACCGGACGGCTGGAGACCGAGTTCGTCCGGCCCGTGCCCGTCGGCACCCTGCTGTATCTGGAGGCCGAGGTCACGGCGGTGGCCCGGCGCAAGATCTACTCGACCGCCACCGGACGCATCGGTGGCCCCGACGGGCCCGTCGCGGTGCGCGCCGAGGCCCTCTTCATCGAGGTCAAGGTCGAGCACTTCATCGACAACGGCCGCCCGGAGGAGATCCAGGCCGCCATGAGCGACCCGGACCAGGTCCGGCGCGCCCGCGCATTCGAGGTGAACCCGTGA
- a CDS encoding DUF3093 domain-containing protein has translation MQLSASPYEERLTAPRSWWLISFLVGVSFALILLPFGTLPLLGGLVGGTAVAAVAASSYGSIRIRIVGDALIAGEAKIPVTALGEAEILDAEEARAWRTYKADTRAFMLLRSYIPTALRVQVTDPKDPTPYLYLSTREPEQLVAALESARAAAHDAG, from the coding sequence ATGCAGCTTTCCGCCTCCCCGTACGAAGAACGCCTCACGGCCCCCCGCTCCTGGTGGCTGATCTCGTTCCTGGTCGGCGTCTCCTTCGCCCTGATCCTGCTCCCGTTCGGCACACTTCCCCTGCTCGGCGGCCTGGTGGGCGGCACCGCGGTGGCCGCGGTGGCGGCGAGTTCCTACGGATCGATCCGGATCCGGATCGTCGGGGACGCGTTGATCGCGGGCGAGGCGAAGATCCCGGTGACGGCCCTGGGCGAGGCGGAGATCCTGGACGCGGAGGAGGCGCGCGCCTGGCGCACCTACAAGGCGGACACCCGGGCCTTCATGCTTCTGCGCTCCTACATCCCCACGGCGCTGCGCGTTCAGGTCACGGACCCCAAGGACCCCACCCCGTACCTGTACCTGTCGACGCGGGAGCCCGAACAGCTGGTGGCGGCACTGGAGTCGGCGCGGGCGGCTGCGCACGACGCGGGCTGA
- a CDS encoding ferrochelatase, protein MPDALDATPYDALLLLSFGGPEGPDDVVPFLENVTRGRGIPKERLKEVGQHYFLFGGVSPINDQNRALLDALRKDFADHGLDLPVYWGNRNWAPYLTDTLREMVRDGRRRILVLATSAYASYSGCRQYRENLADSLAALEAEGLDLPEVDKLRHYFNHPGFLEPMIEGVLTSLAELPEDVRAGAHLAFSTHSIPTASADTSGPVEDHGDGGAYVKQHLDTAQLIADAVRERTGVDHPWQLVYQSRSGAPHIPWLEPDICDHLEERHDAGVPAVVIAPIGFVSDHMEVLYDLDTEAKDKAAELGLPMRRSATVGADPRFAAAIRELVLERAATESGQDITPCALGALGATRNLCPVGCCPSRAPRPAAAGADSPYA, encoded by the coding sequence CCCTGCTCCTGCTCTCCTTCGGCGGCCCCGAGGGCCCGGACGACGTGGTTCCGTTCCTGGAGAACGTGACGCGCGGGCGGGGCATCCCCAAGGAACGCCTCAAGGAAGTCGGACAGCACTACTTCCTGTTCGGCGGGGTCAGCCCGATCAACGACCAGAACCGCGCCCTCCTGGACGCCCTGCGCAAGGACTTCGCGGACCACGGTCTGGACCTGCCGGTCTACTGGGGAAACCGCAACTGGGCCCCGTATCTGACCGACACCCTGCGCGAGATGGTCCGGGACGGCAGACGCCGCATCCTCGTCCTCGCCACCAGCGCGTACGCCTCGTACTCGGGCTGCCGCCAGTACCGCGAGAACCTCGCGGACTCCCTGGCCGCACTGGAGGCCGAGGGGCTCGACCTGCCGGAAGTCGACAAGCTGCGGCACTACTTCAACCACCCGGGCTTCCTGGAGCCGATGATCGAGGGCGTGCTCACCTCCCTCGCCGAGCTCCCCGAGGACGTCAGGGCGGGCGCGCACCTCGCCTTCTCGACCCACTCCATCCCGACCGCGTCCGCCGACACCTCCGGGCCGGTGGAGGACCACGGGGACGGCGGGGCGTACGTGAAGCAGCACCTGGACACCGCTCAGCTGATCGCGGACGCGGTGCGCGAGCGGACCGGCGTCGACCACCCCTGGCAACTCGTCTACCAGTCGCGTTCAGGAGCCCCGCACATCCCGTGGCTGGAGCCCGACATCTGCGACCACCTGGAGGAGCGCCACGACGCCGGTGTCCCGGCCGTCGTGATCGCGCCGATCGGGTTCGTGTCGGACCACATGGAGGTCCTGTACGACCTCGACACGGAGGCCAAGGACAAGGCGGCGGAACTGGGCCTGCCCATGCGCCGCTCCGCGACCGTGGGTGCCGACCCGCGCTTCGCCGCCGCGATCCGCGAACTCGTTCTGGAGCGCGCCGCCACCGAGAGCGGCCAGGACATCACGCCGTGCGCCCTGGGCGCGCTCGGCGCGACCCGGAACCTCTGCCCCGTGGGCTGCTGCCCGTCCCGTGCCCCCAGGCCCGCCGCCGCGGGCGCCGACAGCCCGTACGCGTGA
- the dut gene encoding dUTP diphosphatase, with protein MGREPLDVLIRRVDPDVPLPAYAQPGDAGADLRTTEGCELAPGERAVLPTGVSVALPDGYAAFVHPRSGLAARCGVALVNAPGTVDAGYRGEIKVIVVNLDPHEPVRFERFDRIAQLVVQQVEKVRFREVAELPGSARAEGGFGSTGGHASVGGASGHSGQAAVGGTTGGNRYASVVADREGQ; from the coding sequence ATGGGCCGTGAGCCGCTGGACGTACTCATCCGCCGCGTCGATCCGGACGTACCGCTTCCGGCGTACGCGCAGCCGGGCGACGCCGGAGCCGACCTGCGGACCACGGAGGGATGCGAACTGGCGCCCGGCGAACGGGCTGTTCTCCCCACCGGGGTGTCTGTCGCCCTCCCGGACGGGTACGCGGCCTTCGTGCACCCTCGTTCGGGCCTCGCGGCCCGGTGCGGTGTCGCTCTGGTGAATGCCCCGGGGACGGTTGATGCCGGGTACCGTGGGGAGATCAAGGTGATCGTGGTGAATCTCGACCCGCACGAACCAGTGCGATTCGAGCGCTTCGACAGGATTGCCCAACTGGTCGTCCAGCAGGTCGAGAAGGTCCGCTTCCGGGAGGTCGCGGAACTTCCCGGCTCGGCGCGGGCCGAGGGGGGCTTCGGGTCCACCGGCGGTCACGCCTCGGTGGGCGGTGCGAGCGGTCACAGCGGTCAGGCCGCAGTAGGCGGCACAACGGGTGGGAATCGATACGCTTCGGTCGTAGCCGACCGGGAAGGACAGTGA
- a CDS encoding sensor histidine kinase translates to MATTPVPQQAPPKPTWDPRKPQQLPLPWLRPTIRIRLTLLYGGMFLIAGILLLSIIYLLAAQAIREGSGSQSFQINGSGVSITSDTCPALNVATNDQERSAALKACYDALRQHALDGLLSRSLLTLLGLAVIAFAFGYAMAGRVLTPLGRITRTARAVAGSDLSRRIELDGPDDELKELADTLDDMLERLQRAFTAQQRFVGNASHELRTPLAINRTLLEVHLSDPGAPPELQQLGKTLLATNERSEQLVEGLLLLARSDNQIIERKPVDLAEVAEQAVDQTHAEAEAKGVELRGKRDPAVVQGNGVLLERIALNLVQNAVRYNVPEDGWVEVTTAVQHGQAVLVVSNTGPVVPAYEVDNLFEPFRRLRTERTGSDKGVGLGLSIARSVARAHGGHISAVPREGGGLVMRVALPI, encoded by the coding sequence ATGGCCACGACACCCGTGCCTCAGCAGGCACCTCCGAAGCCCACCTGGGACCCGAGGAAGCCGCAGCAGCTGCCACTGCCCTGGCTGCGCCCGACCATCCGCATACGCCTCACGCTGCTGTACGGCGGCATGTTCCTGATCGCGGGCATCCTGCTGCTGTCGATCATCTACCTACTGGCCGCCCAGGCCATCCGTGAGGGCAGCGGCAGCCAGTCCTTCCAGATCAACGGCAGTGGCGTCAGCATCACCAGTGACACCTGTCCGGCGCTGAACGTCGCGACCAACGACCAGGAGCGCAGCGCCGCGCTCAAGGCGTGCTACGACGCCCTGCGCCAGCACGCCCTGGACGGCCTGCTCAGCCGTTCACTGCTCACACTGCTGGGTCTCGCGGTGATCGCCTTCGCCTTCGGCTACGCCATGGCCGGCCGGGTCCTGACCCCGCTCGGCCGGATCACCCGAACCGCCCGCGCGGTGGCCGGCTCGGACCTGTCCCGCCGGATCGAGCTGGACGGCCCCGACGACGAGCTGAAGGAGCTGGCGGACACCCTCGACGACATGCTTGAGCGTCTCCAGCGGGCCTTCACCGCCCAGCAGAGGTTCGTCGGCAACGCCTCGCACGAGCTCAGGACGCCGCTGGCGATCAACCGCACGCTCCTGGAGGTGCACCTGTCCGACCCGGGGGCGCCGCCGGAGCTCCAACAACTCGGCAAGACACTGCTGGCCACCAACGAGCGCAGTGAGCAGCTTGTCGAGGGGCTGCTGCTGCTCGCCCGCAGCGACAACCAGATCATCGAGCGCAAACCGGTCGACCTCGCCGAGGTCGCCGAGCAGGCCGTCGACCAGACGCATGCCGAGGCCGAGGCCAAGGGCGTCGAGTTGCGCGGGAAGCGCGATCCCGCGGTCGTCCAGGGCAACGGCGTACTGCTGGAGCGGATCGCGCTGAACCTCGTACAGAACGCCGTGCGGTACAACGTGCCGGAGGACGGCTGGGTCGAGGTGACCACGGCGGTCCAGCACGGCCAGGCGGTGCTGGTCGTCTCGAACACGGGGCCTGTGGTCCCGGCGTACGAGGTGGACAACCTCTTCGAGCCCTTCAGGCGGCTGCGTACGGAGCGTACGGGCAGCGACAAGGGTGTGGGCCTCGGACTGTCGATCGCGCGCTCTGTGGCGCGCGCCCACGGAGGCCACATCTCGGCCGTGCCGCGTGAGGGAGGTGGACTCGTGATGCGAGTGGCCCTGCCGATCTGA
- a CDS encoding inositol monophosphatase family protein, producing MSDPLLPELLRLAQEAARRAGELLRDGRPADLAVAATKSSPIDVVTEMDIAAEKLITDVISGHRPDDGFLGEEGASREGGTGIRWVIDPLDGTVNYLYGLPTWSVSIAAERDGERIVGVVAAPMRGETFHAVLGGGAWATGAWEGERRLAVRPAPPLDQALVSTGFNYVAEVKAHQAEVARRLIPLLRDIRRGGSAAVDLCDVAAGRLDGYYERGLNAWDVAAGDLIAREAGALTGGRPGERPSRDLTVAGTPGVFEPLQRLLEDFGAWHD from the coding sequence GTGAGCGACCCCCTGCTGCCCGAACTGCTCCGGCTCGCCCAGGAGGCGGCCCGCCGTGCGGGAGAGCTGCTCAGGGACGGACGGCCGGCCGATCTCGCGGTCGCCGCCACCAAGTCCAGCCCCATCGACGTCGTCACGGAGATGGACATCGCGGCGGAGAAGCTGATCACCGACGTGATCTCCGGCCACCGCCCGGACGACGGTTTCCTCGGCGAGGAGGGTGCCTCCAGAGAGGGCGGCACCGGCATCCGCTGGGTCATCGACCCGCTCGACGGCACGGTCAACTACCTCTACGGACTGCCTACCTGGTCGGTCTCCATCGCGGCCGAGCGGGACGGCGAGCGGATCGTCGGGGTGGTCGCGGCGCCGATGCGCGGCGAGACGTTCCACGCGGTGCTCGGCGGGGGAGCATGGGCCACGGGTGCCTGGGAGGGTGAGCGCAGACTCGCTGTCCGCCCGGCCCCGCCCCTGGACCAGGCCCTGGTGTCGACGGGCTTCAACTACGTCGCCGAGGTCAAGGCCCACCAGGCCGAGGTGGCCCGGCGACTGATCCCGCTGCTGCGCGACATCCGGCGCGGCGGTTCGGCGGCGGTCGACCTGTGCGACGTGGCGGCGGGTCGGCTGGACGGCTACTACGAGCGCGGTCTCAACGCCTGGGACGTTGCCGCAGGCGACCTGATCGCCCGAGAGGCGGGCGCGCTGACCGGTGGACGCCCCGGAGAGCGCCCGTCACGCGATCTGACGGTCGCGGGCACCCCGGGCGTCTTCGAACCCCTCCAGCGGCTCCTGGAGGACTTCGGAGCCTGGCACGACTGA
- a CDS encoding sensor histidine kinase gives MGRGKLRIYLGAAPGVGKTYAMLSEAHRRVERGTDCVVAFVEHHGRPRTEVMLHGLEQIPRRDLPYRGTVFTEMDVDAVLARRPQIALVDELPHTNIPGSRNTKRWQDVEELLAAGIDVISTVNIQHLESLGDVVESITGVRQQETVPDEVVRRADQIELVDMSPQALRRRMAHGNIYKSDKVDAALANYFRPGNLTALRELALLWVADRVDEYLTEYRSEHQVSRIWGSRERIVVGLTGGPEGRTLIRRAARLAEKGAGGEVMAVYVARSDGLTNASPKELAVQRTLVEDLGGTFHHVVGDDVPVALLDFARGVNATQIVLGVSRRKTWQYVFGPGVGATVARDSGPDLDVHLITHDEAGKGRGLPVARGARLGRARIVWGWLVGVAGPVVLALLLNAVDLGLANDMLLFLALTVAAALLGGLYPALASAAVGSMLLNYFYTPPYHRLTIADPKNIVALVIFFGVAVSVASVVDLAARRTHQAARLRAESEILSFLAGSVLRGETSLEALLDRVRETFGMESVALLERASDVDPWTCAGSVGTRQAVERPEDADVDMPVGDHMALALSGRVLPASDQRVLAAFAAQAAVVLDRRRLQSQADQARTLAEGNRIRTALLAAVSHDLRTPLAGIKAAVSSLRSDDVAWSEEDQAELLAGIEDGADRLDHLVGNLLDMSRLQTGTVTPLIREIDLDEVVPMALGGVPEDSVELDIPETLPMVAVDPGLLERSVANLVENAVKYSPAGETVLVAASAIAERVEVRVVDRGPGVPDEAKDRIFEPFQRYGDAPRGAGVGLGLAVARGFAEAMGGTLRAEDTPGGGLSMVLTVRAAGAGDGFSLRGGTRTTEAGTEVPTAAAGTVVAGTAAAESERQVS, from the coding sequence ATGGGACGCGGCAAGCTTCGGATCTACCTCGGTGCGGCACCGGGCGTCGGCAAGACGTACGCGATGCTGTCCGAGGCGCACCGCCGTGTCGAGCGCGGGACGGACTGTGTGGTGGCCTTCGTGGAGCACCACGGCCGGCCGCGTACGGAGGTGATGCTCCACGGACTGGAGCAGATCCCGCGCAGGGACCTCCCCTACCGCGGGACCGTGTTCACCGAGATGGACGTGGACGCCGTGCTCGCCCGTCGGCCGCAGATCGCCCTGGTGGACGAACTGCCGCACACCAACATTCCCGGCTCGCGCAACACCAAGCGCTGGCAGGACGTGGAGGAGCTGCTGGCCGCGGGTATCGACGTGATATCGACCGTCAACATTCAACATCTTGAGTCGTTGGGTGATGTGGTTGAGTCGATCACTGGTGTACGTCAACAGGAGACAGTCCCCGACGAGGTGGTCCGGCGTGCGGATCAGATCGAGCTGGTCGACATGTCCCCGCAGGCGCTGCGGCGGCGGATGGCCCACGGCAACATCTACAAGTCCGACAAGGTCGACGCGGCTCTCGCCAACTACTTCCGGCCGGGGAACCTGACCGCTCTGCGGGAGCTTGCGCTGCTGTGGGTGGCGGACCGGGTCGACGAGTACCTGACCGAGTACCGCAGCGAGCACCAGGTCTCCAGGATCTGGGGCTCGCGCGAGCGGATCGTCGTCGGACTGACCGGCGGACCCGAGGGCCGCACGCTGATCCGGCGGGCCGCGCGGCTCGCGGAGAAGGGCGCCGGCGGCGAGGTCATGGCCGTCTACGTCGCCCGCAGCGACGGGCTGACCAACGCGTCGCCGAAGGAGCTGGCCGTACAGCGGACACTGGTCGAGGATCTTGGCGGAACGTTTCATCATGTGGTCGGGGACGACGTCCCGGTGGCGCTGCTGGACTTCGCGCGGGGCGTGAACGCCACGCAGATCGTGCTGGGCGTCTCCCGGCGCAAGACCTGGCAGTACGTCTTCGGGCCCGGGGTCGGCGCGACCGTGGCCCGGGACTCGGGGCCCGACCTCGACGTCCATCTGATCACCCACGACGAGGCGGGCAAGGGACGCGGGCTGCCCGTGGCCCGGGGGGCCCGGCTCGGGCGGGCGCGGATCGTGTGGGGCTGGCTGGTCGGCGTGGCCGGTCCGGTGGTCCTCGCGCTGCTGCTGAACGCCGTCGACCTCGGCCTCGCCAACGACATGCTGCTGTTCCTGGCGCTCACGGTGGCGGCGGCCCTGCTCGGCGGCCTCTACCCGGCGCTGGCGTCGGCGGCGGTCGGTTCGATGCTGCTGAACTACTTCTACACGCCGCCGTACCACCGGCTGACCATCGCCGACCCGAAGAACATCGTCGCCCTCGTGATCTTCTTCGGGGTCGCCGTGTCGGTGGCGTCCGTGGTGGACCTGGCCGCCCGGCGCACGCATCAGGCGGCCCGGCTGCGGGCGGAGTCGGAGATCCTCTCCTTCCTCGCGGGCAGCGTCCTGCGCGGCGAGACCAGCCTGGAGGCCCTTCTCGACCGGGTCCGGGAGACCTTCGGGATGGAGTCCGTGGCCCTGCTGGAGCGCGCCTCCGACGTCGATCCCTGGACCTGCGCGGGCAGTGTCGGCACCCGGCAGGCGGTGGAGCGGCCGGAGGACGCCGACGTGGACATGCCGGTCGGCGACCACATGGCGCTCGCACTGTCCGGCCGGGTGCTGCCCGCCTCCGACCAACGCGTGCTGGCCGCGTTCGCCGCCCAGGCGGCCGTCGTGCTGGACCGGCGGCGCCTCCAGTCCCAGGCCGACCAGGCTCGTACCCTCGCCGAGGGCAACCGGATCCGCACGGCGCTGCTCGCCGCCGTCAGCCATGACTTGCGTACGCCGCTGGCCGGGATCAAGGCGGCGGTCTCGTCGCTGCGGTCGGACGACGTGGCGTGGTCCGAGGAGGACCAGGCGGAACTGCTGGCCGGCATCGAGGACGGGGCCGACCGGCTCGACCACCTCGTCGGCAATCTGCTGGACATGTCCCGGCTCCAGACCGGCACCGTCACCCCGCTGATCAGGGAGATCGACCTCGACGAGGTGGTGCCGATGGCCCTGGGCGGCGTACCCGAGGACAGTGTCGAGCTGGACATTCCCGAGACGCTGCCGATGGTCGCCGTCGACCCCGGGCTCCTTGAGCGGTCGGTGGCCAACCTGGTCGAGAACGCCGTCAAGTACAGCCCGGCGGGGGAGACGGTGCTGGTGGCCGCCAGCGCCATCGCCGAGAGGGTGGAGGTGCGGGTGGTGGACCGGGGGCCGGGCGTGCCGGACGAGGCGAAGGACCGCATTTTCGAGCCCTTCCAGCGGTACGGTGACGCTCCGCGCGGGGCCGGGGTGGGGCTGGGGCTCGCGGTGGCCCGGGGGTTCGCCGAGGCGATGGGCGGCACCCTGCGGGCCGAGGACACGCCTGGGGGCGGGCTGAGCATGGTGCTCACGGTGCGGGCGGCGGGGGCAGGGGACGGGTTCTCGCTGCGTGGTGGGACGCGGACGACGGAAGCGGGAACAGAAGTGCCGACAGCGGCGGCAGGGACAGTGGTGGCAGGGACAGCGGCGGCGGAGTCGGAAAGGCAGGTGTCATGA
- a CDS encoding DUF4193 domain-containing protein — MATDYDTPRKTDDDVDSDSLEELKARRNDKSTSSVDVDEFEAAEGLELPGADLSNEELAVRVLPKQQDEFTCMTCFLVHHRSQLAREKNGQPICRDCD; from the coding sequence ATGGCAACGGATTACGACACCCCACGCAAGACCGACGACGACGTCGACTCGGACAGCCTTGAAGAACTGAAGGCCCGGAGGAACGACAAGTCGACTTCCTCCGTCGACGTCGACGAGTTCGAGGCCGCCGAAGGCCTCGAACTGCCCGGAGCGGACCTCTCGAACGAGGAGTTGGCCGTCCGGGTGCTGCCCAAGCAGCAGGACGAGTTCACCTGCATGACCTGCTTCCTGGTGCACCACCGCAGTCAGCTGGCCCGCGAGAAGAACGGTCAGCCGATCTGCCGCGACTGCGACTGA
- a CDS encoding response regulator transcription factor, which produces MRVLVVEDEQLLADAVATGLRREAMAVDVVYDGAAALERIGVNDYDVVVLDRDLPLVHGDDVCRKIVELGMPTRVLMLTASGDVSDRVEGLEIGADDYLPKPFAFSELTARVRALGRRTSLPLPPVLERAGIKLDPNRREVFREGKEVQLAPKEFAVLEVLLRSEGAVVSAEQLLEKAWDENTDPFTNVVRVTVMTLRRKLGEPPVIVTVPGSGYRI; this is translated from the coding sequence GTGCGCGTACTCGTCGTCGAGGACGAGCAACTGCTCGCCGATGCGGTGGCCACCGGACTGCGCCGGGAGGCCATGGCCGTCGACGTCGTGTACGACGGCGCGGCGGCCCTGGAACGCATCGGCGTCAACGACTACGACGTGGTCGTCCTCGACCGGGACCTCCCGCTGGTCCACGGCGACGACGTCTGCCGCAAGATCGTCGAACTCGGCATGCCCACGCGCGTGCTGATGCTCACGGCTTCCGGAGACGTCAGCGACCGGGTCGAGGGACTGGAGATCGGCGCCGACGACTACCTCCCCAAGCCCTTCGCCTTCAGCGAGCTGACGGCACGCGTGCGTGCCCTCGGCCGGCGTACGAGCCTGCCGCTGCCGCCCGTCCTGGAGCGCGCCGGGATCAAGCTCGACCCGAACCGCCGAGAGGTCTTCCGCGAAGGCAAGGAAGTCCAGCTCGCGCCCAAGGAGTTCGCCGTCCTGGAGGTGCTGCTGCGCAGCGAGGGCGCTGTCGTCTCGGCCGAGCAGCTCCTGGAGAAGGCCTGGGACGAGAACACCGACCCGTTCACCAACGTCGTCCGTGTGACCGTGATGACCCTGCGCCGCAAGCTGGGCGAGCCGCCTGTGATCGTCACCGTGCCGGGTTCCGGCTACCGGATCTGA
- a CDS encoding OB-fold nucleic acid binding domain-containing protein, whose amino-acid sequence MSAVPRSEKPVGRFRRMLDRLSSSQEDLESEELREDTATAGCTRIGDCHDRQIVTVTGTLRTVTLRPRAGVPALEAELFDGSAALDVVWLGRRSIVGIEPGRKLIASGRISMSRGRRVLFNPKYELRPLGRE is encoded by the coding sequence ATGAGTGCTGTTCCTCGTTCCGAGAAGCCGGTGGGCCGGTTCCGGCGCATGCTCGACCGGCTCTCCTCGTCCCAGGAGGACCTGGAGTCCGAGGAGCTGCGCGAGGACACCGCGACCGCGGGCTGTACGCGTATCGGTGACTGCCACGACCGACAGATAGTGACGGTTACTGGTACGTTGCGCACGGTCACGCTGCGGCCGAGGGCGGGGGTTCCGGCCCTGGAGGCCGAGCTCTTCGACGGTTCGGCCGCGCTGGACGTGGTGTGGCTCGGCAGGCGTTCCATCGTCGGGATAGAGCCGGGGCGCAAGCTGATCGCGTCGGGGCGGATCTCGATGAGCCGGGGCCGGCGTGTGCTGTTCAATCCGAAATACGAACTGAGACCCCTCGGACGGGAGTAG